Proteins encoded by one window of Arachis hypogaea cultivar Tifrunner chromosome 1, arahy.Tifrunner.gnm2.J5K5, whole genome shotgun sequence:
- the LOC112696448 gene encoding protein trichome birefringence-like 16 isoform X2 has protein sequence MKTGLNGLKGKEITLITIVVMSATIILWNWEKTPRLTALFPPQDPLQLSSEILSSVPDEVKHPSYVSDEEKHPSSVSDVVKHPSRVSDVVKHPSSVSNEANHSSNVSDEEVEHDRISEAGKNHAIQTFPNPTAHKTERNEAQAERTSKQEENIKHPANEDPQRSSLISGEDKNSNKATESKVCNYAKGKWVLDDKRPLYSGFHCKQWLSAMWACRMMQRTDFTYEKLRWQPNDCQMEEFEGSKFLTRMQSKTLAFVGDSLGRQQFQSLMCMITGGKEAPDVQDVGAEYGLVLTEGNSRPSGWAYRFPSTNTTILYYWSASLCDIEPIDINNPETEYAMHLDRPPAFLRQYLHRFDVLVLNTGHHWNRGKLNANKWLMHVGGKPNTNRKIAVIWVAKNLTIHSIVSWVNSQLPKYPGLKAFYRSISPRHFFGGEWNTGGSCDNTRPMSIGKEILGEESTDQSAASAVKGTGVKLLDITALSQLRDEAHISRYSLTAQPGVQDCLHWCLPGVPDTWNELIFAQI, from the exons ATGAAGACAGGCTTAAATGGATTGAAGGGTAAAGAAATTACTCTTATTACCATTGTTGTCATGTCTGCAACTATCATTTTGTGGAACTGGGAGAAAACACCCCGTCTTACTGCCCTTTTCCCTCCGCAAGATCCATTGCAGCTGTCTTCAG AAATTCTTTCAAGTGTGCCAGATGAAGTAAAACATCCTTCGTATGTATCAGATGAAGAAAAACATCCTTCAAGTGTGTCAGATGTAGTAAAACATCCTTCAAGAGTGTCAGATGTAGTAAAACATCCTTCCAGTGTGTCAAATGAAGCAAATCATTCTTCCAATGTGTCAGATGAAGAAGTAGAACATGACAGAATTTCGGAAGCTGGGAAaaatcatgctatacaaactttTCCGAATCCAACAGCGCATAAGACTGAAAGGAATGAAGCACAGGCGGAGAGAActtcaaaacaagaagaaaatataaaacatcCAGCAAACGAAGATCCACAAAGAAGCTCTTTAATTAGTGGAGAAGACAAGAATTCAAATAAGGCTAcagaaagtaaag TCTGTAACTACGCAAAAGGAAAATGGGTTCTAGATGACAAGCGGCCTTTGTATTCTGGATTTCATTGCAAACAGTGGCTGTCAGCGATGTGGGCATGCCGCATGATGCAACGTACTGATTTTACTTATGAGAAGCTCAGATGGCAGCCAAATGATTGTCAAATGGAGGAATTTGAAGGTTCTAAATTTTTGACAAG GATGCAAAGCAAAACTCTAGCATTTGTTGGAGACTCATTGGGCCGGCAGCAGTTCCAGTCTTTAATGTGCATGATCACTGGTGGTAAGGAGGCCCCTGATGTACAAGATGTGGGTGCGGAGTATGGATTGGTTCTAACAGAGGGAAATTCCCGCCCTAGTGGATGGGCTTACCGTTTCCCAAGCACCAATACTACCATTCTCTACTACTGGTCAGCAAGTCTCTGTGATATTGAACCAATTGACATAAACAACCCAGaaacagagtatgcaatgcacCTGGATCGGCCACCGGCATTTTTGCGCCAGTACCTTCACAGGTTTGATGTACTGGTTCTCAACACAGGTCACCACTGGAATCGAGGAAAGCTCAATGCTAACAAATGGCTAATGCATGTTGGGGGTAAGCCAAATACCAATAGGAAAATAGCAGTGATATGGGTTGCCAAGAATCTTACAATTCACAGCATTGTTAGTTGGGTGAATTCACAGCTCCCAAAGTACCCTGGTCTGAAGGCCTTTTATCGGTCCATTTCTCCTAGGCATTTTTTTGGTGGGGAGTGGAACACTGGAGGCAGTTGTGACAATACCAGACCAATGTCAATAGGAAAGGAAATATTGGGTGAAGAGTCTACTGATCAAAGTGCTGCAAGTGCAGTGAAAGGAACAGGAGTGAAGCTCTTGGACATAACAGCTCTTTCTCAGCTTAGGGACGAGGCTCATATATCACGGTACAGCCTGACAGCACAGCCGGGCGTGCAAGATTGCTTACACTGGTGTTTGCCGGGTGTTCCTGATACA
- the LOC112696448 gene encoding protein trichome birefringence-like 16 isoform X4 yields the protein MKTGLNGLKGKEITLITIVVMSATIILWNWEKTPRLTALFPPQDPLQLSSDEEKHPSSVSDVVKHPSRVSDVVKHPSSVSNEANHSSNVSDEEVEHDRISEAGKNHAIQTFPNPTAHKTERNEAQAERTSKQEENIKHPANEDPQRSSLISGEDKNSNKATESKVCNYAKGKWVLDDKRPLYSGFHCKQWLSAMWACRMMQRTDFTYEKLRWQPNDCQMEEFEGSKFLTRMQSKTLAFVGDSLGRQQFQSLMCMITGGKEAPDVQDVGAEYGLVLTEGNSRPSGWAYRFPSTNTTILYYWSASLCDIEPIDINNPETEYAMHLDRPPAFLRQYLHRFDVLVLNTGHHWNRGKLNANKWLMHVGGKPNTNRKIAVIWVAKNLTIHSIVSWVNSQLPKYPGLKAFYRSISPRHFFGGEWNTGGSCDNTRPMSIGKEILGEESTDQSAASAVKGTGVKLLDITALSQLRDEAHISRYSLTAQPGVQDCLHWCLPGVPDTWNELIFAQI from the exons ATGAAGACAGGCTTAAATGGATTGAAGGGTAAAGAAATTACTCTTATTACCATTGTTGTCATGTCTGCAACTATCATTTTGTGGAACTGGGAGAAAACACCCCGTCTTACTGCCCTTTTCCCTCCGCAAGATCCATTGCAGCTGTCTTCAG ATGAAGAAAAACATCCTTCAAGTGTGTCAGATGTAGTAAAACATCCTTCAAGAGTGTCAGATGTAGTAAAACATCCTTCCAGTGTGTCAAATGAAGCAAATCATTCTTCCAATGTGTCAGATGAAGAAGTAGAACATGACAGAATTTCGGAAGCTGGGAAaaatcatgctatacaaactttTCCGAATCCAACAGCGCATAAGACTGAAAGGAATGAAGCACAGGCGGAGAGAActtcaaaacaagaagaaaatataaaacatcCAGCAAACGAAGATCCACAAAGAAGCTCTTTAATTAGTGGAGAAGACAAGAATTCAAATAAGGCTAcagaaagtaaag TCTGTAACTACGCAAAAGGAAAATGGGTTCTAGATGACAAGCGGCCTTTGTATTCTGGATTTCATTGCAAACAGTGGCTGTCAGCGATGTGGGCATGCCGCATGATGCAACGTACTGATTTTACTTATGAGAAGCTCAGATGGCAGCCAAATGATTGTCAAATGGAGGAATTTGAAGGTTCTAAATTTTTGACAAG GATGCAAAGCAAAACTCTAGCATTTGTTGGAGACTCATTGGGCCGGCAGCAGTTCCAGTCTTTAATGTGCATGATCACTGGTGGTAAGGAGGCCCCTGATGTACAAGATGTGGGTGCGGAGTATGGATTGGTTCTAACAGAGGGAAATTCCCGCCCTAGTGGATGGGCTTACCGTTTCCCAAGCACCAATACTACCATTCTCTACTACTGGTCAGCAAGTCTCTGTGATATTGAACCAATTGACATAAACAACCCAGaaacagagtatgcaatgcacCTGGATCGGCCACCGGCATTTTTGCGCCAGTACCTTCACAGGTTTGATGTACTGGTTCTCAACACAGGTCACCACTGGAATCGAGGAAAGCTCAATGCTAACAAATGGCTAATGCATGTTGGGGGTAAGCCAAATACCAATAGGAAAATAGCAGTGATATGGGTTGCCAAGAATCTTACAATTCACAGCATTGTTAGTTGGGTGAATTCACAGCTCCCAAAGTACCCTGGTCTGAAGGCCTTTTATCGGTCCATTTCTCCTAGGCATTTTTTTGGTGGGGAGTGGAACACTGGAGGCAGTTGTGACAATACCAGACCAATGTCAATAGGAAAGGAAATATTGGGTGAAGAGTCTACTGATCAAAGTGCTGCAAGTGCAGTGAAAGGAACAGGAGTGAAGCTCTTGGACATAACAGCTCTTTCTCAGCTTAGGGACGAGGCTCATATATCACGGTACAGCCTGACAGCACAGCCGGGCGTGCAAGATTGCTTACACTGGTGTTTGCCGGGTGTTCCTGATACA
- the LOC112696448 gene encoding protein trichome birefringence-like 14 isoform X1, whose product MHAGLRNLQQKMTRVRMKTGLNGLKGKEITLITIVVMSATIILWNWEKTPRLTALFPPQDPLQLSSEILSSVPDEVKHPSYVSDEEKHPSSVSDVVKHPSRVSDVVKHPSSVSNEANHSSNVSDEEVEHDRISEAGKNHAIQTFPNPTAHKTERNEAQAERTSKQEENIKHPANEDPQRSSLISGEDKNSNKATESKVCNYAKGKWVLDDKRPLYSGFHCKQWLSAMWACRMMQRTDFTYEKLRWQPNDCQMEEFEGSKFLTRMQSKTLAFVGDSLGRQQFQSLMCMITGGKEAPDVQDVGAEYGLVLTEGNSRPSGWAYRFPSTNTTILYYWSASLCDIEPIDINNPETEYAMHLDRPPAFLRQYLHRFDVLVLNTGHHWNRGKLNANKWLMHVGGKPNTNRKIAVIWVAKNLTIHSIVSWVNSQLPKYPGLKAFYRSISPRHFFGGEWNTGGSCDNTRPMSIGKEILGEESTDQSAASAVKGTGVKLLDITALSQLRDEAHISRYSLTAQPGVQDCLHWCLPGVPDTWNELIFAQI is encoded by the exons ATGCATGCAGGACTTAGGAACTTGCAGCAGAAGATGACAAGAGTGAG GATGAAGACAGGCTTAAATGGATTGAAGGGTAAAGAAATTACTCTTATTACCATTGTTGTCATGTCTGCAACTATCATTTTGTGGAACTGGGAGAAAACACCCCGTCTTACTGCCCTTTTCCCTCCGCAAGATCCATTGCAGCTGTCTTCAG AAATTCTTTCAAGTGTGCCAGATGAAGTAAAACATCCTTCGTATGTATCAGATGAAGAAAAACATCCTTCAAGTGTGTCAGATGTAGTAAAACATCCTTCAAGAGTGTCAGATGTAGTAAAACATCCTTCCAGTGTGTCAAATGAAGCAAATCATTCTTCCAATGTGTCAGATGAAGAAGTAGAACATGACAGAATTTCGGAAGCTGGGAAaaatcatgctatacaaactttTCCGAATCCAACAGCGCATAAGACTGAAAGGAATGAAGCACAGGCGGAGAGAActtcaaaacaagaagaaaatataaaacatcCAGCAAACGAAGATCCACAAAGAAGCTCTTTAATTAGTGGAGAAGACAAGAATTCAAATAAGGCTAcagaaagtaaag TCTGTAACTACGCAAAAGGAAAATGGGTTCTAGATGACAAGCGGCCTTTGTATTCTGGATTTCATTGCAAACAGTGGCTGTCAGCGATGTGGGCATGCCGCATGATGCAACGTACTGATTTTACTTATGAGAAGCTCAGATGGCAGCCAAATGATTGTCAAATGGAGGAATTTGAAGGTTCTAAATTTTTGACAAG GATGCAAAGCAAAACTCTAGCATTTGTTGGAGACTCATTGGGCCGGCAGCAGTTCCAGTCTTTAATGTGCATGATCACTGGTGGTAAGGAGGCCCCTGATGTACAAGATGTGGGTGCGGAGTATGGATTGGTTCTAACAGAGGGAAATTCCCGCCCTAGTGGATGGGCTTACCGTTTCCCAAGCACCAATACTACCATTCTCTACTACTGGTCAGCAAGTCTCTGTGATATTGAACCAATTGACATAAACAACCCAGaaacagagtatgcaatgcacCTGGATCGGCCACCGGCATTTTTGCGCCAGTACCTTCACAGGTTTGATGTACTGGTTCTCAACACAGGTCACCACTGGAATCGAGGAAAGCTCAATGCTAACAAATGGCTAATGCATGTTGGGGGTAAGCCAAATACCAATAGGAAAATAGCAGTGATATGGGTTGCCAAGAATCTTACAATTCACAGCATTGTTAGTTGGGTGAATTCACAGCTCCCAAAGTACCCTGGTCTGAAGGCCTTTTATCGGTCCATTTCTCCTAGGCATTTTTTTGGTGGGGAGTGGAACACTGGAGGCAGTTGTGACAATACCAGACCAATGTCAATAGGAAAGGAAATATTGGGTGAAGAGTCTACTGATCAAAGTGCTGCAAGTGCAGTGAAAGGAACAGGAGTGAAGCTCTTGGACATAACAGCTCTTTCTCAGCTTAGGGACGAGGCTCATATATCACGGTACAGCCTGACAGCACAGCCGGGCGTGCAAGATTGCTTACACTGGTGTTTGCCGGGTGTTCCTGATACA
- the LOC112696448 gene encoding protein trichome birefringence-like 16 isoform X3, with protein MHAGLRNLQQKMTRVRMKTGLNGLKGKEITLITIVVMSATIILWNWEKTPRLTALFPPQDPLQLSSDEEKHPSSVSDVVKHPSRVSDVVKHPSSVSNEANHSSNVSDEEVEHDRISEAGKNHAIQTFPNPTAHKTERNEAQAERTSKQEENIKHPANEDPQRSSLISGEDKNSNKATESKVCNYAKGKWVLDDKRPLYSGFHCKQWLSAMWACRMMQRTDFTYEKLRWQPNDCQMEEFEGSKFLTRMQSKTLAFVGDSLGRQQFQSLMCMITGGKEAPDVQDVGAEYGLVLTEGNSRPSGWAYRFPSTNTTILYYWSASLCDIEPIDINNPETEYAMHLDRPPAFLRQYLHRFDVLVLNTGHHWNRGKLNANKWLMHVGGKPNTNRKIAVIWVAKNLTIHSIVSWVNSQLPKYPGLKAFYRSISPRHFFGGEWNTGGSCDNTRPMSIGKEILGEESTDQSAASAVKGTGVKLLDITALSQLRDEAHISRYSLTAQPGVQDCLHWCLPGVPDTWNELIFAQI; from the exons ATGCATGCAGGACTTAGGAACTTGCAGCAGAAGATGACAAGAGTGAG GATGAAGACAGGCTTAAATGGATTGAAGGGTAAAGAAATTACTCTTATTACCATTGTTGTCATGTCTGCAACTATCATTTTGTGGAACTGGGAGAAAACACCCCGTCTTACTGCCCTTTTCCCTCCGCAAGATCCATTGCAGCTGTCTTCAG ATGAAGAAAAACATCCTTCAAGTGTGTCAGATGTAGTAAAACATCCTTCAAGAGTGTCAGATGTAGTAAAACATCCTTCCAGTGTGTCAAATGAAGCAAATCATTCTTCCAATGTGTCAGATGAAGAAGTAGAACATGACAGAATTTCGGAAGCTGGGAAaaatcatgctatacaaactttTCCGAATCCAACAGCGCATAAGACTGAAAGGAATGAAGCACAGGCGGAGAGAActtcaaaacaagaagaaaatataaaacatcCAGCAAACGAAGATCCACAAAGAAGCTCTTTAATTAGTGGAGAAGACAAGAATTCAAATAAGGCTAcagaaagtaaag TCTGTAACTACGCAAAAGGAAAATGGGTTCTAGATGACAAGCGGCCTTTGTATTCTGGATTTCATTGCAAACAGTGGCTGTCAGCGATGTGGGCATGCCGCATGATGCAACGTACTGATTTTACTTATGAGAAGCTCAGATGGCAGCCAAATGATTGTCAAATGGAGGAATTTGAAGGTTCTAAATTTTTGACAAG GATGCAAAGCAAAACTCTAGCATTTGTTGGAGACTCATTGGGCCGGCAGCAGTTCCAGTCTTTAATGTGCATGATCACTGGTGGTAAGGAGGCCCCTGATGTACAAGATGTGGGTGCGGAGTATGGATTGGTTCTAACAGAGGGAAATTCCCGCCCTAGTGGATGGGCTTACCGTTTCCCAAGCACCAATACTACCATTCTCTACTACTGGTCAGCAAGTCTCTGTGATATTGAACCAATTGACATAAACAACCCAGaaacagagtatgcaatgcacCTGGATCGGCCACCGGCATTTTTGCGCCAGTACCTTCACAGGTTTGATGTACTGGTTCTCAACACAGGTCACCACTGGAATCGAGGAAAGCTCAATGCTAACAAATGGCTAATGCATGTTGGGGGTAAGCCAAATACCAATAGGAAAATAGCAGTGATATGGGTTGCCAAGAATCTTACAATTCACAGCATTGTTAGTTGGGTGAATTCACAGCTCCCAAAGTACCCTGGTCTGAAGGCCTTTTATCGGTCCATTTCTCCTAGGCATTTTTTTGGTGGGGAGTGGAACACTGGAGGCAGTTGTGACAATACCAGACCAATGTCAATAGGAAAGGAAATATTGGGTGAAGAGTCTACTGATCAAAGTGCTGCAAGTGCAGTGAAAGGAACAGGAGTGAAGCTCTTGGACATAACAGCTCTTTCTCAGCTTAGGGACGAGGCTCATATATCACGGTACAGCCTGACAGCACAGCCGGGCGTGCAAGATTGCTTACACTGGTGTTTGCCGGGTGTTCCTGATACA
- the LOC112696481 gene encoding protein LURP-one-related 6, with product MLPIISKLYCRGGATEFVVRMRPHAVYGGGLVVTDCSSHKVVFRVDGCGVLGKRDELILRDADSVPLLLMRRKGAGFVEALCFNKVWKGYRLDQLEASGSVVKKQLVFSLKESSSSCFISKGGGPIRITTQPRSFSNKSWDFEIKGYFPDKCCSILDCQGNVVGITKELETFKDVYHVVVNPGIDQAFVFGVIAILDYIYGESTICPS from the coding sequence ATGCTGCCTATAATTAGCAAGTTGTACTGTCGGGGTGGTGCGACGGAATTCGTGGTAAGGATGAGGCCGCATGCGGTGTACGGAGGGGGTTTGGTGGTGACGGATTGTAGCAGCCACAAGGTTGTGTTTAGGGTGGATGGTTGCGGTGTTCTTGGTAAAAGGGATGAACTCATTCTAAGAGACGCTGACTCTGTTCCTTTGCTTCTCATGCGTCGAAAGGGTGCAGGATTCGTTGAAGCGCTCTGCTTTAATAAGGTCTGGAAAGGTTACCGTTTAGATCAGTTGGAAGCCTCTGGATCAGTGGTGAAGAAGCAGCTGGTTTTCAGTTTGAAGGAGTCATCATCATCTTGTTTTATTTCAAAAGGAGGTGGCCCAATCAGAATCACCACTCAACCGAGGAGTTTTAGTAACAAATCCTGGGATTTCGAGATCAAAGGATATTTTCCTGACAAGTGTTGCAGCATTCTTGATTGTCAAGGCAACGTGGTTGGGATCACCAAGGAATTGGAGACATTCAAGGATGTGTACCATGTAGTCGTCAATCCAGGGATCGATCAAGCCTTTGTTTTCGGTGTCATTGCTATCCTTGACTACATTTACGGCGAATCTACTATCTGCCCATCGTGA
- the LOC112696500 gene encoding uncharacterized protein produces the protein MATAASSSSLPSLPPPSPKSPPDLYGKRRDTARLHMLDREITFLEVELKNVEALQPASACCKEVADFVVANSDPLLPSSKKNRRSCRFWKWLCGLPCLNLSWICCCCFCCEGLPVHLKLPSCHCCRPCSCCSCSCNCLPSINCSLPKWLCCCLCPTSSSNCCKGSNCCSFSKSSCCKWSSCCSCSRSKCCKWRRRSCFSCSCPESKCCQGSCGFGNCCILPSSCSFQCPSCPSCCSCKCSCTCSCPSCPKVHPCCCCTKSFWRSAFCCFCC, from the exons ATGGCcactgctgcttcttcttcctcccttccTTCTCTCCCACCACCTTCCCCCAAGTCACCCCCTGACTTGTACGGCAAGCGCCGCGACAccgccaggcttcacatgctggACAGAGAAATCACTTTTCTCGAG GTTGAGTTGAAAAATGTTGAAGCCCTTCAACCAGCTTCAGCATGCTGCAAAGA GGTTGCTGATTTCGTGGTCGCCAACTCTGATCCTCTCTTACCTTC AAGCAAGAAGAATCGCAGGTCATGCCGCTTTTGGAAGTGGCTCTG TGGTTTGCCATGTTTAAACTTGTCTTGGAtctgctgctgctgcttctgCTGTGAAGGCTTACCTGTACATCTGAAATTACCAAGCTGCCACTGCTGCAGGCCATGCAGTTGCTGCAGCTGCAGCTGCAATTGTCTTCCCTCCATCAATTGCTCCTTGCCAAAATGGCTGTGCTGCTGCTTGTGTCCCACTTCGTCATCAAATTGCTGTAAAGGGAGTAACTGCTGCTCATTTTCCAAATCAAGTTGCTGTAAATGGAGCAGCTGCTGTTCTTGTTCCAGATCAAAGTGCTGTAAATGGAGGAGGAGGAGCTGCTTCAGTTGCTCTTGTCCTGAATCAAAATGCTGCCAAGGTAGCTGCGGCTTCGGAAACTGCTGCATTCTCCCAAGCAGTTGCAGTTTTCAGTGTCCATCTTGCCCTTCTTGCTGCAGTTGCAAATGCTCCTGCACTTGTTCTTGCCCCAGTTGTCCCAAGGTACACCCTTGTTGCTGCTGTACAAAGTCCTTTTGGAGAAGCGCTTTCTGCTGTTTCTGTTGTTAg